The Episyrphus balteatus chromosome 4, idEpiBalt1.1, whole genome shotgun sequence genome includes a window with the following:
- the LOC129919381 gene encoding GATA zinc finger domain-containing protein 14-like — protein MRILNSTPTPKLKLYHNHNHNHNHNHNHNHNHNHNHNHNHNHNHNHNHNHNSNHNHNHNHNHNHNHNHNHNHNHNHNHNHNHNHNRNHNHNHIYNHNHNHNHNSNHNHNHNHNHNHIYNHNHNSNHNHNHNHNHNRNHNHNHNHNHIYNHNHNSNHNHNHNRNHNHNHNHNHNHNRNHNHNHNHNHNHNHNHNHNHNHNHNHNSNHNHNHNHNHIYNHNHNSNHNHNHNHNHNHNHNRNRNHNHNHNHNHNHNHNHHHNHI, from the coding sequence ATGAGAATACTAAATTCAACTCCGACTCCCAAATTGAAATTGTATCACAATCACAATCACAATCACAATCACAATCACAATCACAATCACAATCACAATCACAATCACAATCACAATCACAATCACAATCACAATCACAATCACAATCACAATAGCAATCACAATCACAATCACAATCACAATCACAATCACAATCACAATCACAATCACAATCACAATCACAATCACAATCACAATCACAATCACAATCACAATCGCAATCACAATCACAATCACATTTACAATCACAATCACAATCACAATCACAATAGCAATCACAATCACAATCACAATCACAATCACAATCACATTTACAATCACAATCACAATAGCAATCACAATCACAATCACAATCACAATCACAATCGCAATCACAATCACAATCACAATCACAATCACATTTACAATCACAATCACAATAGCAATCACAATCACAATCACAATCGCAACCACAATCACAATCACAATCACAATCACAATCACAATCGCAATCACAATCACAATCACAATCACAATCACAATCACAATCACAATCACAATCACAATCACAATCACAATCACAATCACAATAGCAATCACAATCACAATCACAATCACAATCACATTTACAATCACAATCACAATAGCAATCACAATCACAATCACAATCACAATCACAATCACAATCACAATCGCAATCGCAATCACAATCACAATCACAATCACAATCACAATCACAATCACAATCACCATCACAATCACATCTAA